A stretch of DNA from Acidobacteriota bacterium:
CGGCCAGGAGCGGCTCCATCGCCCTCACGAGCACCGCCTGCCCTTTGACCGGCTTCACCGTCCCCGCCGTACCGACGACCACGGCATCGGGCGGGATGCCGTGCTCGCGGCGGAAGGCGGCGCGGTCTCCCGACGCCATCCGCGTGGTGTCCACCCCGTTCGGGATGACGACGAGCTTCTCCGGCGGGACGCGTTCCCGCTCGAGCGTGAAGCGGCACACGGCCTCCGAGTTGGCGACGATCCGGTCCGCGAACCGGTTGGTGAGCCGATATCCGCGAATGTGGTGCGGCCGGTTCCGCTTGATGGCGCGCCGGGTCGTCACCACCGCCCTCGGTCGTCCAAGCCGGGCCGCGAGCATCCCGTACACGTCGGCGTCGAAAAGGAATGTGTGCACCACGTCGATGGACTCGCGGCGGACGATTCCCGCCAACCGCAGCAGCCGAACGGCGTTGTCCGGGCGCCAGAGGCGCCCCGAGAGTCGAAGCTCGGTCACCGGCACGCCGGCGGCGCGCAGCCGGTCCGCCCGCGTGCCTCCCTCCCCCAGCAGCGCCACGTGCGGCCGGGCCGCGCCGGAGGCGGCGAGGCCGCGTGCGAGGGCCTCGACGGAGAGCTCGGTTCCACCCGGCCCCAACGAGCCGGTGATCAGCAGCACCCGGAGGGGCGCCCTCATCGTTCCGACGGCGGTGCCTCCTCGCTTCCCGCGCGGTCGATCCTCTTCCCCGTCTCGGTGTCGAACACCCGGTTCGCGGCGAAGTCCTCCACGGACCAGGGAGGTCCGCCGCCCCCGAGCCACCGATGGAACCAGTCGAGGTGGGCCGTGTAGTACAGCGCCATTTCGTACCAGCCGGGCCAGTGCCCCGCCTCGGGAAAAACGATCAAGCGGGAGGGCACGCCCCTCCGCTGCAGCGCCGTGAAGAGCTGGAGGCCCTGGGTGTAGGGCACCCGGTAGTCGAGCTCGCCCGTGATCACGAGCGTCGGGGTCTGCATCCTGTCCGCGAACCGGGCGGGGTTGAACCGCTCGTAGAGCGGCGAGTCCCAGGGCCGGCCGCCGAGGTCCCACTCCGGGAACCACAGCTCTTCCGTGGCCCCGTAGAAGGAACGCAGATCGAACAGGCCCATCATCGTGGCGATGGCCTTGAACCGCGTCGTGTGTCCGAGCAGCCAGTTCATCATGTAGCCGCCGTAGGACCAGCCCATGGCCCCCATCCTGTCTTTGTCCACGTACGGCAGCTTCTCCAGGGAGTCAGCGACCCGCATCACGTCGCGATACACGCGCCCTCCCCAGTCGCGGGAGATGGCGGCCGTGAACGCCTGGCCGTAGCCGGTGGAACCGGTGGGATTCGGGAAGGCGACGATGTAGCCGGCCCCGGGATAGACCTGCCAGTCCCCGCGGAACGCGTCCGCCCACTGCGACTGGGGCCCCCCGTGCACGTTGAGGATGAGCGGGTATTTCCTGGATGGATCGAAATCGTGCGGCTTGATGAGGAAGCACTCCACCTGGTAGTCCCCGGCACCGGGCAGCCACAGGCGCTCCGCGGGCCGGATGTCGACCTCCCGCTCCAGCTTCGCGTTGTGGAACGTCAGGCGGCGGGGCGAGCCGCCGGTCAGGTCGTAGGCCCAGATCTCCGGCGGCTCCGCGATCGCCCGCCGCACGGCGTAGACGGTCTTCCCGTCGGGCGCGATGGCGAAGCTGTCGATCGTCGCGTGCTCGACGATTTTCTCGAGAGGGCCGCCGTTCAGCGGAACCCGGTACAGGGGAGTCGCACCGTGCTCTTCGGCCAGGAAGAGGAGCGCTTCGCCGTCGGGGAACCAGGCGAAATCGTCGACCCAATTGTCGAAGTGGGCGGTGAGGATCCGCTCCTCGCCGCCGTCCACCGCGCGCACCGCAAGCTCGTATTCGTCCGACTCGTAGCCTGGCTGGCGCTGGCGGCGGTAGGCGATCAGGCTCCCGTCCGGGGAGAACCGCGGCGTCCCGTCGTACGCGGGATTGTCCGCCGTGATGTCCCGCGCCGGCGCGTCTCCGGAGAGCGGCACGACGAACAGGTCGTCGTTCGTCGACCAGGCCAGCTCCTCGGGCGGACCCGGGTTCTGCTGGAAGGCGAACCGCCTCCCATCGGGTGAAAAGGCGTAGCTTCGCGGACTCCACAGGTAGAACTGCGGGGGGCCGCTGCGCTCGGGAGTCAGGTCGCGCACCTGCCGCGTCTCGAGATCGAGGACGAGCACGTGGGGGACCTTGCCGTCCCACCACCGGGTCCAGTGCCGGTAGAACAGGCGATCGGCGACATGGGCCTTGAGCGGTCCCTTCTCGCGTTTCTCGTCGATTTCCCGGTTACAGGCGTCATCGGCTCCGCACTCGGGATAGACCTCGCTGGTGAAGGCGATGGACCGCCCATCGGGCGAGAAGAGGAGATCCTCGGCGCCCGTGGCGATGTCGGTCACCGTGTAGGGCTCCCCCCCCTCCATCGGCAGCAGCCAGATCTGGTCCTTCTCCTCCTTCTCGGCGACGAAGGCGAGGAAACGCCCGTCCGGCGACCACGCCAGTGAGGACTCCGACCGTTCGGGCGAGTGCGTCAGGCGCCGGGGCTCCCCTCCGGAGGCCGGCAGGAGCCAGATGTCCTCGTACTGCTTCCCCCGTGGGAGGTCGCGCTCGCGTTTCACGTAGGCGATCCACCGGCCGTCCGGTGACAACGCGAATTCGGGCACGTAGACGACGCGGTAGAGATCCTCGATGGTGAAGGCCCTTTTCTCTCCGGCTTCGACCGTGGGGGCCGGGGCCAGCAACGCGGTGACGAGCGCGAGGAGGCCGACTGAGGCGAACGGGCAGCGGGAACGGCTCGGCAACATGGCATTCTCCCCGTGGGCGAGGCCGTATTCTGCCCCGAAGGCGAAGGCGGGCGCACGCCCCGGCTCGCCGCTCCGCGCCCGGTGGTTGGCGGAATCGGCGCGCCGGCTCCGCTCACCCGGACCGGCCGCCCCCGACCTGCGAAATCACGAAGCGGTGTTTTCCCGACGGCGAAGGGGGGATCTCGGGCACCTCCAGCAGTTCCACCGAGACCGTGCGGCCGAGGGCTCCCGCCAGCGTGTCGAGAACCCGCTGTCGCACCGCGGGGCCGTAGCCGGGACCGGGGACCACCCGCACCACCAGGTGGTCCGGCCGGTCCTGCACCACCTGGAACCGCTCGATCGTGCGGTCGAAGGGGCGGAGCTGAAGCGTGAAGAAGGTGCCGCCGAAGGCGCGGCCGTCCGGGGTGACCACGACGTCGAGAGCGCGGCCCTCGATGCGGGACAGGAGTCCGAACGGGCGGCCGCAGGCGCACGGCCCCGGCGCGGGGAGCGCGAGGTCGTCGATCCGATAGCGGATCATCGGCATCGTGCGGTTGTCCAGGTCGGTCACGAGGATCGGGCTCGGTTCCCCGGGCGCGGGACCGGGCTCGAGCTCGAGGTAGAGCCGCATGTCCATCACGTGCAGCCCTCCCCCCTCCGGGCACTCGGCGGCGATCATCCCGAACTCGCGGCTGGCGTATCGATCCCGCACCGCCGCGCCGAACAAGTCCTCCAGGTCGGCGCGTACCGGATCTTGCAACACCTCGGCCGAACTGTAGATCAGCCGGACCCCGAGCCGGCGGCAGGCTTCGCGTCCCATGCGGCGGGCGAGGTGGTGGAGGATGGACGGGTAGGAAGTGATGACCTCGGGGCGGAAGCGCTCGAGGCGCCGCCAGTGCTCGGCGAGCCGTTCTTCACCCACGCCGTAGACGGACAGGAAGAGTCGGTTCGACAGCAGGTCGGCCACGCGGGAGGCGACGGAAGGCTCGGCGTCGAGGGCCGCCCCCCACAGGAAGGCAATCCGGGTCCCCGGCCTGACACCGTCCCACTCCTCGGTGAGCCGCCCGGCGGCCCGGCGGCGGTCTTGCGTTTCGCGGTCGAGTCGGAACCAGACGTTGTGCCCCGTCGAGCCGCCGGTGGACCGTTCGCGCACCCCGCGGCCCGGGCGCCGGCTGGTCAGATCGTCGCGCCGGGCGTTGATGGTGGCCTTGTCGAGGGGAGGGATCGACCGGAACCCGGCAGGCGCCGCCAGGTCGGCCGGCTTCGCCCCGAGACGGTCGAACTGCTCGCGCCAGAACGGCGTCGTCTCGTAGGCGTGTTCGAGCAGCGCGCGGAGCCGTCGCCACCGCCACGCCTCGAGCCGCTCTCGCGTCCAGCCTTCCATCCGCCGGAACCGGCGGAAATAGGACGGGTAGCGCCTCCCGGTGGCGAGGGCGGCGACCCTGTCGATGGCGCCGACGAGCGGGGGCCACACGGCGCCGCTCAGTACCCGGCCCGCCGGCCCCGCGAGCCGGCGCCGGTCATTGGGATGGCCCCCGCGCCGGCCGCGGGTGCGGGCGCGCGGGGTTACCGAAGACTGCCGCGCCGGCCGCGACATCCCGCAGGACCACGCTTCCAGGCCCGACGTGGGCACCGTCGCCGATGGTGATCCCGGGAACGACCGTCGCGTTGGTTTGGACCTCCACGCCCTCCCCGATGACCACGTTCCCCGTGATGTTCACCCCGGGCGCGACCGTCGAGAACCGTCCGATGCGGCAATCGTGACCGACCGTCGCGTTCAGATTGATCGTGGTGTGCGCCTCGATCCGGGTGTCGTAGGCCACGACCACCCCGGCGCCGACGATGGCCCCCTCCGCCACGGTCGTGCCCGATCCGAGTACGGCCGTAGGGTGGACGACCGGGCCGGCCCACTCCACACCGGCCGCCGCGAGGCGCTCGAAGAGAAGCCGTTTCGACCGGGAGGAGGCGATGGCGAGCACGGCGGCGAAGGTGGCACCGCGCGCCTCGAGCCAGGCGACCGATCCGAGGACGGGTAGGCCGCCGACGGGCCCCGCCGCCGCGTCGTCGACGAATCCTTCGACATCGGGCACCGGGAGGCCGGCCGCCCGGCGGGCGCGGAGGATCTCGAGCACCCCGCGGCCGTGTCCACCCGCTCCCACGATGACCAGACGCTTCATCCCTCTCCCCCTCCGCTCCTGCTCCGCGCTTCCTTCTCCTCCCGGCGCTTCTTCCAGTAGTCGGCGTCGGCGATCTGATCGGCGCCGCTGAGGACCGCGGGAATCGTGCGGGCGAGGATGAGCAAGTCGCGGCCCAAGGACAGGTTCGCGATGTACTCGAGGTCCTTTTCGATTCGTTCGGGCCAGGTGATCGCGTTCCGCCCGGAGACCTGGGCCCACCCGGTGATTCCCGGCTTGACCG
This window harbors:
- a CDS encoding acetyltransferase, whose translation is MKRLVIVGAGGHGRGVLEILRARRAAGLPVPDVEGFVDDAAAGPVGGLPVLGSVAWLEARGATFAAVLAIASSRSKRLLFERLAAAGVEWAGPVVHPTAVLGSGTTVAEGAIVGAGVVVAYDTRIEAHTTINLNATVGHDCRIGRFSTVAPGVNITGNVVIGEGVEVQTNATVVPGITIGDGAHVGPGSVVLRDVAAGAAVFGNPARPHPRPARGPSQ
- a CDS encoding phenylacetate--CoA ligase family protein — encoded protein: MSRPARQSSVTPRARTRGRRGGHPNDRRRLAGPAGRVLSGAVWPPLVGAIDRVAALATGRRYPSYFRRFRRMEGWTRERLEAWRWRRLRALLEHAYETTPFWREQFDRLGAKPADLAAPAGFRSIPPLDKATINARRDDLTSRRPGRGVRERSTGGSTGHNVWFRLDRETQDRRRAAGRLTEEWDGVRPGTRIAFLWGAALDAEPSVASRVADLLSNRLFLSVYGVGEERLAEHWRRLERFRPEVITSYPSILHHLARRMGREACRRLGVRLIYSSAEVLQDPVRADLEDLFGAAVRDRYASREFGMIAAECPEGGGLHVMDMRLYLELEPGPAPGEPSPILVTDLDNRTMPMIRYRIDDLALPAPGPCACGRPFGLLSRIEGRALDVVVTPDGRAFGGTFFTLQLRPFDRTIERFQVVQDRPDHLVVRVVPGPGYGPAVRQRVLDTLAGALGRTVSVELLEVPEIPPSPSGKHRFVISQVGGGRSG
- a CDS encoding glycosyltransferase; translation: MRAPLRVLLITGSLGPGGTELSVEALARGLAASGAARPHVALLGEGGTRADRLRAAGVPVTELRLSGRLWRPDNAVRLLRLAGIVRRESIDVVHTFLFDADVYGMLAARLGRPRAVVTTRRAIKRNRPHHIRGYRLTNRFADRIVANSEAVCRFTLERERVPPEKLVVIPNGVDTTRMASGDRAAFRREHGIPPDAVVVGTAGTVKPVKGQAVLVRAMEPLLAEDPRRLLILAGTAAGPYAERIRRQAASGPLAGRVRLAGNVEDIPGLLAALDLFVLPSLSEGMSNALLEAMAAGCAVVATDVGGNRECLGDTGVLVPAGDAVALREAIEELLGDEERRRHLGRRARERAARHFAIEAMVARTADLYRSLLKEGRRA
- a CDS encoding S9 family peptidase; the encoded protein is MLPSRSRCPFASVGLLALVTALLAPAPTVEAGEKRAFTIEDLYRVVYVPEFALSPDGRWIAYVKRERDLPRGKQYEDIWLLPASGGEPRRLTHSPERSESSLAWSPDGRFLAFVAEKEEKDQIWLLPMEGGEPYTVTDIATGAEDLLFSPDGRSIAFTSEVYPECGADDACNREIDEKREKGPLKAHVADRLFYRHWTRWWDGKVPHVLVLDLETRQVRDLTPERSGPPQFYLWSPRSYAFSPDGRRFAFQQNPGPPEELAWSTNDDLFVVPLSGDAPARDITADNPAYDGTPRFSPDGSLIAYRRQRQPGYESDEYELAVRAVDGGEERILTAHFDNWVDDFAWFPDGEALLFLAEEHGATPLYRVPLNGGPLEKIVEHATIDSFAIAPDGKTVYAVRRAIAEPPEIWAYDLTGGSPRRLTFHNAKLEREVDIRPAERLWLPGAGDYQVECFLIKPHDFDPSRKYPLILNVHGGPQSQWADAFRGDWQVYPGAGYIVAFPNPTGSTGYGQAFTAAISRDWGGRVYRDVMRVADSLEKLPYVDKDRMGAMGWSYGGYMMNWLLGHTTRFKAIATMMGLFDLRSFYGATEELWFPEWDLGGRPWDSPLYERFNPARFADRMQTPTLVITGELDYRVPYTQGLQLFTALQRRGVPSRLIVFPEAGHWPGWYEMALYYTAHLDWFHRWLGGGGPPWSVEDFAANRVFDTETGKRIDRAGSEEAPPSER